In a genomic window of Xylophilus rhododendri:
- a CDS encoding GntR family transcriptional regulator → MPASSPVTPAAPKAETAAFRSRADDTYALLKRDIAEFRLLPGDRFTEGEVSERLGVSRTPVRQALFRLQQEGFVEVLFRAGWRVLPFDFDEFEQLYDLRLVLETTAVARLCEDAPRVDHARLQALAAIWLVPVEARSTDTAQVSGWDEEFHCELVAAAGNGPMTRVHRDITDRIRIIRRLDFTQQPRITATYDEHAQILHAILARRGKQAALLLRSHIETSQAEVRKITLHQVYLARQGGRT, encoded by the coding sequence GTGCCCGCCTCCTCTCCCGTGACACCCGCTGCGCCCAAGGCCGAGACGGCCGCGTTTCGTTCGCGGGCGGACGATACCTACGCGCTGCTCAAGCGCGACATCGCCGAATTCCGGCTGTTGCCGGGCGACCGGTTCACCGAGGGCGAGGTCAGCGAGCGGCTGGGCGTCTCGCGCACGCCTGTGCGGCAGGCGCTGTTCCGGCTGCAGCAGGAGGGTTTCGTCGAGGTGCTGTTCCGCGCCGGCTGGCGGGTGCTGCCCTTCGACTTCGACGAGTTCGAGCAGCTCTACGACCTGCGGCTGGTGCTGGAGACCACGGCCGTGGCCCGGCTCTGCGAGGATGCCCCTCGGGTCGACCATGCCCGGCTGCAGGCCCTGGCCGCGATCTGGCTGGTGCCGGTGGAAGCGCGCAGCACCGATACCGCGCAGGTGTCGGGCTGGGACGAGGAGTTCCACTGCGAGCTGGTGGCGGCCGCGGGCAACGGGCCGATGACGCGGGTGCATCGGGACATCACCGACCGCATCCGCATCATCCGGCGGCTGGACTTCACCCAGCAGCCGCGCATCACGGCCACCTACGACGAGCATGCGCAGATCCTTCATGCGATCCTGGCGCGGCGCGGCAAGCAGGCGGCGCTGCTGCTGCGCAGTCATATCGAAACCAGCCAGGCGGAGGTGCGCAAGATCACGCTGCACCAGGTTTATCTGGCTCGCCAAGGAGGACGGACTTGA
- a CDS encoding sodium:proton antiporter: protein MPTSSLSRALWPAAVLAALLPTSSQAAALDGAALSPLWALPFAGLLLSIALLPLIAPAFWHHHFGKIAAAWALLFAVPCALVFGGGAIAQTVVHALLAEYLPFIVLLTALYTVAGGIFVRGNLHGSAALNTGLLAIGAALASLMGTTGAAMLLLRPLLRANDDRARQAHVVIFFIFIVANAGGALTPLGDPPLFLGFLQGVDFFWMLRHILTETLFLVLALLAVFFLVDRWFWRRDGVRPRDPTADTPRLRFEGLVNLPLLLAIVGLVLMSGFWKGSPVFDILGTPVSLAAALRDLGLVAVTLISLAVTPKQVHHDNGFAWAPMAEVAKLFAGIFLTIAPVIAMLQAGANGPFGAVVAAVTRADGTPAPAMYFWITGLLSAFLDNAPTYLVFFHTAGGDPQALMTALAPVLAAISTGAVFMGALSYIGNAPNLMVKAIAEHQGVAMPGFFGYMAWSCAVLLPLFALITLVWF, encoded by the coding sequence ATGCCAACAAGTTCCCTTTCCCGCGCCCTTTGGCCGGCCGCCGTCCTGGCGGCGCTGCTGCCCACCAGCAGCCAGGCCGCAGCCCTCGACGGTGCCGCCCTCTCGCCGCTCTGGGCCTTGCCCTTCGCCGGCCTGTTGTTGTCGATCGCCCTGCTGCCGCTGATCGCGCCGGCCTTCTGGCACCACCACTTCGGCAAGATCGCCGCGGCCTGGGCCCTGCTGTTCGCCGTGCCCTGCGCCCTGGTCTTCGGCGGTGGCGCCATCGCGCAGACCGTGGTGCATGCCCTGCTGGCCGAGTACCTGCCCTTCATCGTGCTGCTGACCGCGCTCTACACCGTGGCCGGCGGCATCTTCGTACGTGGCAACCTGCACGGAAGCGCGGCGCTCAACACCGGTCTGCTGGCGATCGGCGCCGCGCTGGCCAGCCTGATGGGCACCACCGGCGCCGCGATGCTGCTGCTGCGCCCGCTGCTGCGCGCCAACGACGACCGCGCGCGCCAGGCCCATGTGGTGATCTTCTTCATCTTCATCGTCGCCAATGCCGGCGGCGCACTCACGCCGCTGGGCGATCCGCCGCTGTTCCTGGGCTTTCTGCAGGGCGTGGACTTCTTCTGGATGCTGCGCCACATCCTCACCGAGACCTTGTTCCTGGTGCTGGCGCTGCTGGCCGTCTTCTTCCTGGTGGACCGCTGGTTCTGGCGGCGCGACGGCGTGCGGCCGCGCGATCCCACGGCCGACACCCCCCGCCTGCGCTTCGAAGGCCTGGTGAACCTGCCGCTGCTGCTGGCCATCGTCGGCCTGGTGCTGATGAGCGGCTTCTGGAAGGGCTCGCCGGTGTTCGACATCCTCGGCACGCCGGTCAGCCTGGCGGCGGCGCTGCGCGACCTGGGCCTGGTGGCTGTCACCCTGATCTCGCTGGCGGTCACCCCGAAGCAGGTGCACCACGACAACGGCTTCGCCTGGGCGCCCATGGCCGAGGTGGCCAAGCTCTTCGCCGGCATCTTCCTGACCATCGCACCGGTCATCGCCATGCTGCAGGCCGGCGCGAACGGCCCCTTCGGCGCGGTGGTGGCGGCGGTCACCCGGGCGGACGGCACACCGGCGCCCGCGATGTACTTCTGGATCACCGGCCTGCTCAGCGCCTTCCTGGACAACGCACCCACCTACCTGGTGTTCTTCCACACCGCGGGCGGCGATCCGCAGGCGCTGATGACCGCCCTGGCGCCGGTGCTGGCCGCCATCTCCACCGGCGCCGTGTTCATGGGGGCGCTCAGCTACATCGGCAATGCGCCCAACCTGATGGTCAAGGCCATCGCCGAACACCAGGGCGTGGCCATGCCGGGCTTCTTCGGCTACATGGCCTGGTCCTGCGCGGTGCTGCTGCCGCTGTTCGCGCTCATCACCCTGGTCTGGTTCTAG
- a CDS encoding LysR family transcriptional regulator, with protein MPSLRVLKTFLAVVSDGSFTAAGQRVALTQSAVGLQIRSLEEDLRRPLFDRRGRTVALNGDGREFLPVARQMVELYDQALRQPATPLAMAGTVKLGTVVSALRRLVQATVDLKSRHAALDLHVSAAKSQELVAQVEAGTLDAAIVVGPAAQNRAALAWTSLYEEPMVLLAPAGLAAKPVRALIEEQPFIRFDPSEHTGQLVERTLRKLRARPREFLELNSIEGIVELVASGLGVAVLPCLREAAWARNPALRVIALPPAAGGREIGLVQSRTAAKAALVAAVSRRFQDL; from the coding sequence ATGCCCAGCCTGCGAGTTCTGAAAACCTTTCTCGCCGTCGTCTCCGACGGCTCCTTCACCGCGGCCGGGCAGCGGGTGGCGCTCACGCAGTCGGCGGTCGGGCTGCAGATCCGCTCGCTGGAAGAGGATCTGCGCCGCCCGCTCTTCGACCGCCGCGGCCGGACGGTGGCGCTCAACGGCGACGGCCGCGAATTCCTGCCGGTGGCCCGCCAGATGGTCGAGCTCTACGACCAGGCGCTGCGCCAGCCGGCCACGCCGCTGGCCATGGCCGGCACGGTGAAGCTGGGCACGGTGGTGTCGGCGCTGCGCCGGCTGGTGCAGGCCACGGTCGACCTGAAGAGCCGGCATGCGGCGCTGGACCTGCATGTGTCGGCCGCCAAGTCGCAGGAACTGGTGGCCCAGGTGGAGGCCGGCACGCTGGACGCGGCCATCGTGGTCGGCCCGGCGGCGCAGAACCGTGCGGCCCTGGCATGGACCTCCCTTTATGAAGAGCCCATGGTGCTGCTGGCGCCCGCCGGGCTGGCGGCCAAGCCGGTCAGGGCGCTGATCGAGGAGCAACCCTTCATCCGCTTCGACCCCTCCGAGCACACCGGGCAGCTGGTGGAGCGCACGCTGCGCAAGCTGCGGGCGCGGCCGCGGGAGTTCCTGGAGCTGAACTCGATCGAGGGCATCGTGGAACTGGTGGCCTCGGGCCTGGGGGTGGCGGTGCTGCCCTGCCTGCGCGAGGCGGCCTGGGCGCGCAACCCGGCGCTGCGGGTGATCGCGCTGCCGCCCGCGGCGGGCGGCCGCGAGATCGGCCTGGTGCAGTCGCGCACGGCGGCCAAGGCGGCGCTGGTGGCGGCGGTGTCACGCCGCTTCCAGGACCTGTAG
- a CDS encoding 3-hydroxyacyl-CoA dehydrogenase, which produces MDIAGKVFIVTGGASGLGEGTARMLAAAGAQVVVADLQQDKGQALAQEIGGVFVRCDVTQDSDGRAAVARATALGGLYGLVNCAGIAPASKTVGKNGAHALDLFTRTITINLIGSFNMIRLAAEAMAQNERLPTGERGAIVSTASVAAYDGQIGQAAYAASKGGVVGMTLPIARDLASLGIRNMTIAPGIFATPMVFGMPQEVQDALGASVPFPSRLGTPQDYAKLVRHILENEMLNGEVIRLDGAIRMAPR; this is translated from the coding sequence ATGGACATCGCGGGCAAGGTATTCATCGTCACCGGAGGCGCCTCGGGCCTGGGCGAAGGCACGGCGCGCATGCTGGCCGCCGCCGGTGCGCAGGTGGTGGTGGCCGACCTCCAGCAGGACAAGGGCCAGGCCCTGGCGCAGGAGATCGGCGGCGTCTTCGTGCGCTGCGACGTGACGCAGGACAGCGACGGCCGCGCCGCCGTCGCGCGGGCCACCGCCCTGGGCGGCCTGTACGGCCTGGTCAATTGCGCGGGCATCGCGCCGGCCTCGAAGACGGTCGGTAAGAACGGCGCGCATGCACTCGACCTGTTCACCCGCACCATCACCATCAACCTGATCGGCAGCTTCAACATGATCCGGCTGGCGGCCGAGGCCATGGCGCAGAACGAGCGCCTGCCCACCGGCGAGCGCGGCGCCATCGTCTCGACCGCCTCGGTGGCAGCCTACGACGGGCAGATCGGCCAGGCGGCCTATGCCGCCTCCAAGGGCGGCGTGGTCGGCATGACGCTGCCGATCGCCCGCGACCTGGCGAGCCTGGGCATCCGCAACATGACGATCGCGCCGGGCATCTTCGCCACGCCCATGGTCTTCGGCATGCCGCAGGAGGTGCAGGATGCGCTGGGCGCCAGCGTGCCCTTCCCCTCGCGCCTGGGCACGCCGCAGGACTACGCCAAGCTGGTGCGCCACATCCTGGAAAACGAGATGCTCAACGGCGAGGTGATCCGGCTCGACGGCGCCATCCGCATGGCGCCGCGCTGA
- a CDS encoding cysteine hydrolase family protein: MTTIEDAQPFAFRFDPAHTALVIIDMQRDFIEPGGFGETLGNDVSLLEAIVPACRSVLLAWRAAGGLVVHTRESHAADLSDCPPAKLNRGEPRLRIGDAGPMGRILIAGEPGNQIIRALAPVPGEWVIDKPGKGAFYATGLHERLQIRGVRQLIFMGVTAEVCVQTSMREANDRGYDCLLLEDCTESYFPAFKAATLEMVRAQGGIVGWTAGSESLLTALAGGTS, translated from the coding sequence ATGACCACCATCGAAGACGCCCAACCCTTCGCCTTCCGCTTCGACCCGGCGCACACCGCCCTGGTCATCATCGACATGCAGCGCGACTTCATCGAGCCCGGCGGTTTCGGCGAGACCCTGGGCAACGACGTCTCCCTGCTCGAAGCCATCGTGCCCGCCTGCCGCTCGGTGCTGCTGGCCTGGCGCGCGGCCGGCGGCCTGGTGGTGCACACCCGCGAATCGCATGCGGCGGACCTGTCGGACTGCCCGCCCGCCAAGCTCAACCGCGGCGAGCCGCGCCTGCGCATCGGCGACGCCGGTCCCATGGGCCGCATCCTGATCGCCGGCGAGCCGGGCAACCAGATCATCCGGGCGCTGGCGCCCGTGCCGGGCGAATGGGTGATCGACAAGCCCGGCAAGGGCGCCTTCTACGCCACCGGCCTGCACGAGCGGCTGCAGATCCGCGGCGTGCGCCAGCTGATCTTCATGGGCGTGACCGCCGAGGTCTGCGTGCAGACCAGCATGCGCGAGGCCAACGACCGGGGCTACGACTGCCTGCTGCTGGAAGACTGCACCGAGAGTTATTTCCCCGCCTTCAAGGCCGCCACGCTGGAGATGGTGCGGGCCCAGGGCGGCATCGTGGGCTGGACGGCCGGCAGCGAATCGCTCTTGACCGCCCTGGCAGGCGGGACAAGCTGA
- a CDS encoding tripartite tricarboxylate transporter substrate binding protein — protein MPSPASSRFPRRLLPALACAVLALAAGAARSAEAWPTQPFRIIVGFAPGGANDLLARILARELQQSLGQPFVVDNRAGAGGLIADEVVAKAKPDGYTLLLGSVGGNTVAPILAKKLSFDPRKDLAPVTLVAESGNALLVNAKLPYRSVKEVIAAAKKDPGTINYGSSGTGSSLHLAGALFARQAGVEMVHIPYKGNSQALTDVAAGQIQTVFSGIPPAIASQRTGATRILAVTTQKRVKSLPDVPTIAEAGVPGYEFSSWYGLFTTGGTPPAVVERIAREVQAIIARPDVAAQFTAQGVEPATNSPQVFSSFIDHELTRWSREIKAMNITLD, from the coding sequence ATGCCATCGCCCGCCTCTTCCCGTTTTCCGCGCCGCCTGCTGCCGGCCCTCGCCTGCGCCGTCCTGGCCCTTGCCGCCGGCGCCGCCCGCTCGGCGGAGGCCTGGCCGACCCAGCCCTTTCGCATCATCGTGGGCTTCGCCCCCGGCGGCGCCAACGACCTGCTGGCGCGCATTCTGGCGCGCGAGCTGCAGCAGTCGCTCGGCCAGCCCTTCGTGGTCGACAACCGCGCCGGCGCCGGCGGCCTGATCGCCGACGAGGTGGTGGCCAAGGCCAAACCCGACGGCTACACCCTGCTGCTGGGTTCGGTGGGCGGCAACACCGTCGCGCCCATCCTGGCCAAGAAGCTCAGCTTCGATCCACGCAAGGACCTGGCGCCGGTCACGCTGGTGGCCGAGTCGGGCAATGCACTGCTGGTCAATGCCAAGCTGCCCTACCGCAGCGTGAAGGAGGTGATCGCCGCCGCGAAGAAGGATCCCGGCACCATCAACTATGGGTCCTCCGGCACCGGCTCCAGCCTGCACCTGGCCGGCGCCCTGTTCGCCCGGCAGGCGGGCGTGGAGATGGTCCACATCCCGTACAAGGGCAATTCGCAGGCGCTGACCGATGTGGCGGCCGGGCAGATCCAGACGGTGTTCTCGGGCATACCGCCGGCCATCGCCTCGCAGCGCACCGGCGCCACCCGCATCCTGGCGGTGACGACACAGAAGCGCGTCAAGTCGCTGCCGGACGTGCCGACCATCGCCGAGGCCGGCGTGCCGGGCTACGAGTTCTCCTCCTGGTACGGCCTGTTCACCACCGGCGGCACGCCGCCCGCCGTGGTGGAGCGCATCGCCCGCGAGGTGCAGGCCATCATCGCCCGGCCGGATGTGGCGGCGCAGTTCACCGCCCAGGGCGTGGAGCCGGCGACCAACAGCCCGCAGGTGTTCAGCAGCTTCATCGACCATGAACTCACCCGCTGGTCGCGCGAGATCAAGGCCATGAACATCACCCTGGATTGA
- the hpxZ gene encoding oxalurate catabolism protein HpxZ: METQINLPEVLAEVTDAFYRYEDALVHNKVEVLDELFWDSVHTLRYGATENLYGYAQIQAFRAARPSAGLARELLQVVITSYGQDFATANCEFQRIGSSSTGRQSQTWMRTAQGWRVVAAHVSPLG, encoded by the coding sequence ATGGAAACCCAGATCAATCTGCCCGAGGTGCTGGCCGAGGTCACCGACGCCTTCTACCGCTACGAGGACGCGCTGGTGCACAACAAGGTCGAGGTGCTCGACGAACTGTTCTGGGACAGCGTGCACACCCTGCGCTACGGCGCCACCGAGAACCTCTACGGCTACGCGCAGATCCAGGCCTTCCGCGCCGCCCGGCCCTCGGCCGGCCTGGCGCGCGAGCTGCTGCAGGTGGTGATCACCAGCTACGGCCAGGACTTCGCCACCGCCAACTGCGAGTTCCAGCGCATCGGCAGCAGCAGCACCGGCCGCCAGAGCCAGACCTGGATGCGCACCGCGCAGGGCTGGCGGGTGGTCGCCGCCCATGTCAGCCCGCTGGGCTGA
- a CDS encoding AtzE family amidohydrolase: protein MTQATELLLGDAAGMAAAVRAGQISATALVQASLDRIAATDGSVNAFTALVQERALTRAWMLDHAGASQKAKPLFGVPFAVKNLFDVEGMPTLAGSKIERASPPAGQDALLVRRLEDAGAVLVGALNMDEYAYGFTTENSHEGPVHNPHDLARIAGGSSGGSAAAVAAGQVPLTLGSDTNGSIRVPASLCGIFGLKPTFGRLPRTRTYPFVSSLDHLGPFARSTRDLALAYDAMQGHDAGDPGCARREAQPVSALLDAGTTGLRIGILGGWFQDRAGPEARAAVARVAEALGARETVELPLVEAGRAAAFLITNAEGAALHLDDLRQRAADFEPLSRDRFLAGALLPAAWIARAQRVRQQYAEAAARVFERFDILLAPSTPCPATTIGQEFFDIGGQPLQVRPNMGLLTQPISCIGLPVCSVPVWGAHERLPIGVQLIAAPWREDLALRVSAFLEEAGTVYAPVAPL, encoded by the coding sequence ATGACCCAGGCCACCGAACTCCTGCTGGGCGACGCGGCCGGCATGGCCGCCGCGGTGCGTGCCGGACAGATCAGCGCCACCGCCCTGGTCCAGGCCAGCCTGGACCGCATCGCCGCCACCGACGGCAGCGTCAACGCCTTCACCGCCCTGGTGCAGGAACGGGCGCTGACCCGCGCCTGGATGCTCGACCATGCGGGCGCGAGCCAGAAGGCCAAGCCCCTGTTCGGCGTGCCCTTCGCGGTGAAGAACCTGTTCGACGTCGAAGGCATGCCCACGCTGGCCGGCTCGAAGATCGAACGCGCCAGTCCGCCGGCCGGGCAGGATGCCCTGCTGGTCAGGCGCCTGGAGGATGCCGGCGCGGTGCTGGTCGGCGCCCTCAACATGGACGAGTACGCCTACGGCTTCACCACCGAGAACAGCCACGAAGGCCCGGTGCACAACCCGCACGACCTGGCACGCATCGCGGGCGGCTCCTCCGGCGGCTCGGCGGCGGCGGTGGCGGCCGGCCAGGTGCCGCTGACACTCGGCTCGGACACCAACGGCTCGATCCGTGTGCCCGCATCGCTGTGCGGCATCTTCGGCCTGAAGCCCACCTTCGGCCGGCTGCCACGTACGCGCACCTACCCCTTCGTCTCCAGCCTGGACCACCTGGGCCCCTTCGCCCGCAGCACCCGCGACCTGGCCCTGGCCTACGACGCGATGCAGGGCCACGACGCGGGCGACCCCGGCTGCGCCAGGCGCGAGGCCCAGCCCGTCTCCGCCCTGCTGGATGCGGGCACCACCGGCCTGCGCATCGGCATCCTCGGCGGCTGGTTCCAGGACCGCGCCGGACCCGAGGCCCGCGCCGCCGTCGCCCGGGTCGCCGAGGCACTGGGCGCGCGCGAGACGGTCGAGCTGCCGCTGGTGGAAGCCGGCCGCGCCGCCGCCTTCCTCATCACCAATGCGGAAGGCGCCGCGCTGCACCTGGACGACCTGCGCCAGCGCGCCGCCGATTTCGAACCCCTGTCGCGCGACCGCTTCCTGGCCGGCGCCCTGCTGCCCGCCGCCTGGATCGCCCGCGCCCAGCGGGTGCGCCAGCAATATGCCGAGGCCGCCGCCCGGGTCTTCGAACGCTTCGACATCCTGCTCGCGCCCTCCACACCCTGCCCGGCCACCACCATCGGCCAGGAGTTCTTCGACATCGGCGGCCAGCCGCTGCAGGTGCGGCCCAATATGGGGCTGCTGACCCAGCCGATCTCCTGCATCGGCCTGCCGGTCTGCTCGGTGCCGGTGTGGGGCGCGCACGAACGCCTGCCCATCGGTGTGCAACTGATCGCCGCGCCCTGGCGCGAAGACCTGGCGCTGCGTGTCTCCGCCTTCCTGGAGGAGGCCGGCACGGTCTATGCACCGGTGGCGCCCCTGTGA
- a CDS encoding phasin family protein produces the protein MNATPEQIAAASKANVETIFNLTSKAFEGLEQLINLNLTASRAALADAAAHTQALLSAKDAQEMLALQASALQPIAEKTAAYSRHLYDIASAAGAEVGKTVETKSAEAQKTISSLVDAASRNAPAGSETAVAVMKSAVAAANNVADSLQKAARQASDMMEANVNTLSAQAASAARTASSATTAAARKRA, from the coding sequence ATGAACGCCACCCCCGAACAGATCGCCGCTGCCAGCAAGGCCAACGTCGAAACCATCTTCAATCTGACCAGCAAGGCCTTCGAAGGCCTGGAACAGCTGATCAACCTGAACCTCACCGCCTCGCGCGCCGCGCTGGCCGATGCAGCCGCCCACACCCAGGCCCTGCTGAGCGCCAAGGATGCGCAGGAAATGCTGGCCCTGCAGGCCAGCGCCCTGCAGCCGATCGCCGAGAAGACCGCCGCCTACAGCCGCCACCTGTACGACATCGCGTCGGCTGCCGGTGCCGAAGTGGGCAAGACGGTGGAAACCAAGTCCGCCGAAGCGCAGAAGACGATTTCCAGCCTGGTCGATGCCGCATCGCGCAACGCACCCGCCGGTTCCGAGACCGCCGTGGCCGTGATGAAGAGCGCCGTGGCCGCCGCCAACAACGTCGCCGACAGCCTGCAGAAGGCCGCCCGCCAGGCCTCCGACATGATGGAAGCCAACGTCAACACGCTGTCCGCCCAGGCTGCCAGCGCCGCCCGCACCGCCAGCTCGGCGACCACCGCCGCCGCACGCAAGCGCGCCTGA
- the rmuC gene encoding DNA recombination protein RmuC has protein sequence MSAALTALIACLALLLGLGAGWWLARRQVLAEARAESRAELATLTERARGLAEAQVRADGLGAELSMAKARLAAVQTQLSAERQQSAEKIELLQQTREELSNQFKTLANDILEEKSKRFAEQNQASLGHLLDPLRLRLADFQGKVEQFYDAEGKQRSALSQQVGQLMDLNKLLGEEARSLTNALKGSNKAQGNWGELILERVLEASGLRRGIEYHVQQNHTREDGSRAQPDVIIHLPEERKLVVDAKVSLLAYEECVAAETDEARAIAQRRHLASVRAHIEGLAARNYQQLYSLKTLDFVLMFVPIEPAFMLAVGADEQLFMDAWKRNVLLVSPSTLLFVVRTVAHLWRQEQQNRNAQEIARRGADLYDKLSAFVGDLEEIGKSLDRAQKSYGEAFKRLKAGRGNAIAQAERLRELGVKPTKSFSQNALEGALPDPDLLPTGPPEHSGLPPLSG, from the coding sequence ATGAGTGCGGCGCTGACGGCCCTCATCGCCTGCCTGGCCCTGCTGCTGGGCCTGGGCGCCGGCTGGTGGCTGGCACGCCGCCAGGTGCTGGCCGAGGCCCGCGCCGAAAGCCGGGCCGAACTCGCCACCCTGACCGAACGCGCCCGCGGCCTGGCCGAGGCGCAGGTCCGCGCCGATGGCCTGGGCGCCGAGCTCTCGATGGCCAAGGCCCGCCTGGCCGCCGTGCAGACCCAGCTGAGCGCCGAACGCCAGCAGTCGGCCGAGAAGATCGAGCTGCTGCAGCAGACCCGCGAGGAGCTCTCCAACCAGTTCAAGACCCTGGCCAACGACATCCTCGAAGAAAAGAGCAAACGCTTCGCCGAGCAGAACCAGGCCAGCCTGGGCCACCTGCTCGACCCGCTGCGCCTGCGCCTGGCGGACTTCCAGGGCAAGGTCGAGCAGTTCTACGATGCCGAAGGCAAGCAGCGCTCGGCCCTGTCGCAGCAGGTCGGCCAGCTGATGGACCTGAACAAGCTGCTCGGCGAAGAGGCGCGCAGCCTCACCAATGCCTTGAAGGGCAGCAACAAGGCCCAGGGCAACTGGGGCGAGCTGATCCTGGAGCGGGTGCTCGAAGCCTCCGGCCTGCGCCGCGGCATCGAATACCACGTGCAGCAGAACCACACCCGCGAGGACGGCAGCCGGGCCCAGCCCGACGTCATCATCCACCTGCCCGAAGAGCGCAAGCTGGTGGTCGATGCCAAGGTCTCGCTCCTCGCCTACGAGGAATGCGTGGCCGCCGAGACCGACGAGGCCCGCGCCATCGCCCAGCGCCGCCACCTGGCCTCGGTGCGCGCCCACATCGAGGGCCTGGCCGCGCGCAACTACCAGCAGCTCTACAGCCTGAAGACGCTCGACTTCGTGCTGATGTTCGTGCCGATCGAGCCCGCCTTCATGCTGGCCGTGGGCGCGGACGAGCAGCTCTTCATGGACGCCTGGAAACGCAACGTCCTGCTGGTCAGCCCCTCGACCCTGCTCTTCGTGGTGCGCACCGTGGCCCACCTCTGGCGCCAGGAGCAGCAGAACCGCAATGCCCAGGAAATCGCCCGGCGCGGCGCCGACCTGTACGACAAGCTGTCCGCCTTCGTCGGCGACCTGGAGGAGATCGGCAAGTCGCTGGACCGGGCGCAGAAGTCCTACGGCGAAGCCTTCAAGCGCCTGAAGGCCGGACGCGGCAATGCCATCGCCCAGGCCGAACGCCTGCGGGAACTGGGCGTGAAGCCGACCAAAAGCTTTTCGCAGAACGCACTCGAAGGCGCGCTGCCGGACCCGGACCTTCTGCCCACCGGCCCGCCGGAGCACAGCGGACTGCCGCCCCTGAGCGGCTGA
- a CDS encoding histone deacetylase family protein, translated as MHAYYADRFVLPLPAGHRFPMAKYGALRDRLREKLPAVDIQPAPAASDGELALVHTPGYIRAVADGSLAPQIQREIGFPWSVAMAERARHSVGATIAAAHRALTHGIAANLAGGTHHAGRAAGSGFCVFNDVAVAARLLQAEHARGSRRALRVAVIDCDVHQGNGTAAIFRGDPDVFTLSLHGEKNFPFQKEPGDLDIDLPDGCGDSDYLAALEQALASLQDRFEPDFIFYLAGADPHEGDRLGRLKLSFDGMEARDRRVFDWAWQRRLPLAFAMAGGYGRDLASTLQVQENTFVVALEYARRWAQAGIPMPASAREMRKLPADLSD; from the coding sequence ATGCACGCCTATTACGCCGACCGCTTCGTCCTGCCGCTGCCCGCCGGCCATCGCTTCCCCATGGCCAAGTACGGCGCGCTGCGCGACCGCCTGCGCGAGAAGCTGCCGGCGGTGGACATCCAGCCCGCCCCCGCCGCCAGCGACGGCGAGCTGGCGCTGGTGCACACACCCGGCTATATCCGCGCCGTGGCCGACGGCAGCCTGGCGCCGCAGATCCAGCGCGAGATCGGCTTTCCCTGGTCGGTCGCCATGGCCGAGCGCGCCCGCCATTCGGTGGGCGCCACCATCGCCGCCGCCCACCGTGCGCTGACGCACGGCATCGCCGCCAACCTGGCCGGCGGCACCCACCATGCGGGGCGTGCCGCGGGCAGCGGCTTCTGCGTCTTCAACGACGTGGCCGTCGCCGCCCGGCTGCTGCAGGCCGAACACGCACGCGGCTCGCGCCGGGCGCTGCGGGTGGCGGTGATCGATTGCGATGTGCACCAAGGCAACGGCACAGCGGCCATCTTCCGCGGCGACCCGGATGTCTTCACCCTGTCGCTGCACGGCGAGAAGAACTTCCCTTTCCAGAAAGAGCCGGGCGACCTCGACATCGACCTGCCCGACGGCTGCGGCGACAGCGACTACCTCGCCGCCCTGGAGCAGGCCCTGGCCAGCCTGCAGGACCGCTTCGAGCCCGATTTCATCTTCTACCTGGCCGGCGCCGATCCGCACGAAGGCGACCGCCTGGGCCGGCTCAAGCTCAGCTTCGACGGCATGGAGGCGCGCGACCGCCGGGTCTTCGACTGGGCCTGGCAGCGCCGGCTGCCGCTGGCCTTCGCCATGGCCGGCGGCTACGGCCGCGACCTGGCCAGCACGCTGCAGGTGCAGGAGAACACCTTCGTCGTCGCGCTGGAATACGCCAGGCGCTGGGCGCAAGCCGGAATACCCATGCCGGCATCTGCGCGGGAGATGCGAAAATTGCCCGCTGACCTCTCCGATTGA